A region of Microbacterium suwonense DNA encodes the following proteins:
- a CDS encoding phospholipase D-like domain-containing protein, producing the protein MTRIFDNIELALGEHLVATLKESDRIDAAVGYFNLRGWKLFGDVVADREPADHAVARVLIGMVHGDPEEQVMAHLQRTLEGGQESDDIDRKTAQARLKQAKLKFRQQLMRGAPTKQDEETIRALREQLADGRAAIKLFTRRPLHGKTYICHRQDKITPVVAYVGSSNLTTSGLASNFELNVDVVDSDGAKKLDGWFEARWDDPFAVDVTADLIEIIDESWASETLLSPYEVYLKVCWHLSRDVREGLIEYTLPPSMRNQLLEYQESAVKTLSRRIMTRGGAMLGDVVGLGKTITATATAMMLNEAEGYRTLIVCPPNLEKMWWDYKEKYELNATVVPYSMAAKRFPNLGRYQFVIVDESHTMRSDTRQDYKALLEYIRNYDCKVLLLTATPYNIRFRDVANQLGLYLEPDEDLGLQPVVAMSKDDKFADRVDGKTSTLEAFRRSDEPDDWKRLMSEHLIRRTRSFIRKNYALKDADGTEYLMFANGTKFTFPNRVPKPLVHSFGEGDPAAKMESVATLDTIDNLVLPRYNLSAYLKKTLQLTADEKKVVERFERGSGHLLGFVRSGLYKRLSSAGYSFMLSLERHIARNELYVYAIENELDLPLGTLLDPMLTSSESDDDAEEDYEESSRLLPAPRSCSTSRSKRTHRRTSGGFVRRCSTSCS; encoded by the coding sequence GTGACCCGAATCTTCGACAACATCGAGCTTGCGCTCGGTGAACATCTCGTCGCCACGTTGAAGGAGTCCGACCGCATCGACGCCGCGGTCGGATACTTCAACCTCCGCGGGTGGAAGCTGTTCGGAGACGTTGTCGCCGACCGTGAACCGGCTGACCACGCAGTCGCCCGTGTGCTCATCGGCATGGTTCACGGTGACCCGGAGGAACAGGTCATGGCGCACCTTCAGCGCACTCTGGAGGGCGGTCAGGAGTCCGATGACATTGACCGGAAGACCGCGCAGGCGCGGCTGAAGCAAGCCAAGCTGAAGTTTCGTCAGCAGCTCATGCGCGGAGCTCCGACTAAGCAGGATGAGGAGACGATTCGCGCGCTCCGCGAGCAACTCGCGGATGGTCGGGCAGCCATCAAGTTGTTCACCCGGCGCCCGCTGCATGGCAAGACCTACATCTGTCACCGCCAGGACAAAATCACGCCCGTCGTCGCCTACGTCGGCTCGTCGAACCTGACTACCTCGGGTCTCGCGTCGAACTTCGAGCTCAACGTGGACGTGGTCGACTCCGACGGCGCGAAGAAGCTCGATGGCTGGTTCGAGGCCAGGTGGGATGACCCGTTCGCGGTCGATGTCACGGCAGACCTCATCGAGATCATCGACGAGTCGTGGGCCAGCGAAACCCTGCTCTCGCCTTACGAGGTGTATCTGAAGGTGTGCTGGCACCTGTCGCGTGACGTGCGTGAGGGACTCATTGAGTACACGCTTCCGCCCTCGATGCGGAACCAGCTTCTCGAGTACCAGGAGAGCGCGGTCAAGACCCTCAGCCGCCGCATCATGACGCGCGGCGGGGCGATGCTTGGCGACGTCGTCGGCCTTGGGAAAACCATCACGGCCACGGCCACAGCGATGATGCTCAACGAGGCGGAGGGCTATCGCACGCTCATCGTTTGTCCGCCGAACCTCGAGAAGATGTGGTGGGACTACAAGGAGAAGTACGAGCTCAACGCCACAGTCGTGCCGTACTCGATGGCGGCCAAGCGTTTTCCGAACCTGGGCCGGTATCAGTTCGTCATCGTCGACGAGTCGCACACCATGCGTAGCGACACCCGGCAGGACTATAAGGCGCTCCTGGAGTACATCCGCAATTACGACTGCAAGGTGCTCCTGCTCACGGCAACTCCGTACAACATCCGGTTCCGCGATGTCGCAAATCAGCTCGGTCTCTACCTGGAGCCGGACGAGGACCTCGGGCTGCAGCCCGTAGTGGCGATGTCCAAGGACGACAAGTTCGCTGACCGTGTCGATGGCAAGACCAGCACGCTTGAAGCCTTCCGTCGTAGCGACGAACCCGACGACTGGAAACGCTTGATGAGTGAGCACCTCATCCGCCGCACCCGGTCGTTCATCCGCAAGAACTACGCGCTAAAGGACGCGGATGGCACCGAGTACCTGATGTTCGCGAACGGGACGAAGTTCACCTTCCCGAACCGAGTGCCAAAGCCGCTGGTGCACTCATTCGGCGAGGGCGACCCGGCGGCCAAGATGGAATCGGTAGCGACTCTCGACACCATCGACAACCTTGTGCTCCCGCGCTACAACCTGTCCGCGTACCTGAAGAAGACGCTGCAACTGACGGCCGACGAGAAGAAGGTCGTCGAGAGGTTCGAGCGTGGCAGCGGCCACCTTCTCGGATTCGTTCGCAGCGGTCTCTACAAGCGGCTCTCTAGCGCCGGCTACTCGTTCATGCTTTCGCTTGAGCGGCATATCGCACGCAACGAGCTCTACGTCTACGCAATCGAGAACGAACTCGACCTGCCGCTCGGCACGCTCCTGGACCCGATGCTGACGTCATCGGAATCCGATGACGATGCGGAAGAGGACTACGAGGAGTCGAGCCGCCTGCTACCGGCACCGCGCAGCTGCAGTACGAGTCGCTCAAAGCGAACGCACCGAAGGACGTCCGGTGGATTCGTCCGACGGTGTTCAACGAGCTGCTCCTGA
- a CDS encoding zeta toxin family protein: MADGESVDAGRVQDVILRSLFDGARPSETPTFVLLAGAPAAGTGRVITRLRREHDSDLVPISIEDLQAFHPRYLDTRFRQSPAGRNELSELAASWLQTSISHARASGYSLLLEGEFRTPDTALRVALRFADSGYDVHVVTVAARDDQSLLAATSRGLRRMQERQPAEFVTPAENERSMRDVSALIVAAADSPLVGRVSMLDQHGVSVFDAERSESGMLSGASVALSTSRSEPMSALEATQWLSELRHMTEYARSLRTLPTPALESLVALHEMAIRRVVPELPVPPGSEVVRIQQQKLATDLAALKRLRVQPEIVDVAAPTVTPAEPGPSISR; this comes from the coding sequence GTGGCTGACGGTGAGTCGGTGGATGCCGGACGGGTGCAGGATGTCATCCTGCGGTCGCTGTTCGATGGCGCCCGTCCGAGTGAGACCCCGACGTTCGTGCTTCTGGCAGGTGCGCCGGCCGCCGGCACGGGACGTGTGATCACGCGGCTCCGTCGTGAGCATGACAGTGACCTCGTTCCGATCTCGATCGAAGACCTGCAGGCCTTCCACCCGAGGTACTTGGACACACGGTTCCGGCAGTCCCCGGCGGGTCGGAACGAGTTGTCTGAGCTTGCGGCGTCCTGGCTGCAGACCAGCATCAGTCATGCGCGCGCGAGCGGGTACTCCTTGCTTCTTGAAGGCGAGTTCCGGACTCCGGATACGGCGCTGCGCGTGGCGCTACGGTTTGCTGATTCCGGCTATGACGTGCACGTCGTCACGGTCGCTGCGCGCGATGACCAAAGCCTGCTCGCGGCAACGTCACGTGGTCTGCGCCGCATGCAGGAAAGGCAGCCGGCGGAGTTCGTCACCCCTGCAGAGAATGAGCGGAGTATGCGGGACGTGAGCGCACTGATCGTGGCTGCCGCTGACAGCCCGTTGGTCGGGCGCGTATCCATGCTCGATCAGCACGGTGTGAGCGTTTTCGATGCCGAACGGTCAGAATCTGGGATGCTGAGCGGCGCATCCGTCGCGCTGAGCACTTCACGATCAGAGCCGATGAGTGCTCTCGAGGCGACACAGTGGTTGAGCGAGCTTCGCCACATGACCGAGTACGCACGGTCCCTGCGAACTCTCCCCACCCCCGCCCTAGAGTCCCTCGTCGCGCTGCATGAGATGGCGATTCGACGCGTCGTGCCGGAGCTGCCCGTGCCGCCCGGTTCCGAGGTCGTGAGGATTCAGCAGCAGAAGCTGGCAACGGATCTCGCTGCTCTCAAGCGCTTGCGGGTGCAGCCAGAGATCGTCGATGTGGCCGCCCCTACGGTCACCCCTGCGGAGCCTGGGCCTTCGATCTCCCGGTGA
- a CDS encoding glutaredoxin family protein — MTHVTVYSTGPSCQRCRLTCQRLDALGIRYDLVDIHAEHNAEIRAFLVDELGYREAPVIEAGDARWSGFRPDLIDGLASGLGIG; from the coding sequence ATGACGCACGTGACGGTGTACTCGACCGGGCCCTCGTGCCAGCGCTGCCGACTCACCTGTCAGCGGCTCGACGCGCTGGGCATCCGATACGACCTCGTCGACATCCACGCTGAACACAACGCCGAGATCCGCGCGTTCCTCGTCGACGAACTCGGCTACCGCGAGGCCCCGGTCATCGAAGCAGGAGATGCGCGTTGGTCGGGCTTCCGCCCCGATCTCATCGACGGGCTCGCTTCTGGTCTCGGAATCGGTTGA
- a CDS encoding ParA family protein — protein sequence MLADVASTSVATTTGGMKIVSVVNQKGGMGKTTITMQLAAALSRWHRVLVVDVDPQQSTVWWAENAERHLPFDFAGSQRPSVLSRLSHLDHEYDFVLVDTPGSLEDTRTLEVVVDASDFVIVPLAPEPLAVEPTMRTIQRFIEPRGVRFAVLLNRIDPRIHGQLETWKELLDVTLGVPRLDACLRQYKAQADAPVLGSLVTTVRDNRNTQGAIWDVTRLGLEVTEQLSPQLQGAW from the coding sequence ATGCTCGCTGACGTCGCCAGTACGTCGGTCGCGACGACCACTGGCGGCATGAAGATCGTCTCGGTCGTGAACCAGAAGGGCGGCATGGGCAAGACAACGATCACGATGCAGCTCGCTGCAGCGCTGTCGCGCTGGCATCGCGTACTCGTGGTGGATGTCGATCCGCAGCAGTCCACGGTCTGGTGGGCCGAGAATGCCGAGCGTCACCTGCCGTTCGACTTCGCCGGCAGCCAGCGTCCCTCTGTCCTGTCCCGGCTGTCGCACCTCGACCACGAGTACGACTTCGTACTCGTGGATACGCCGGGAAGTCTGGAGGACACTCGCACGCTCGAGGTCGTCGTCGACGCGTCGGACTTCGTCATCGTCCCGCTCGCGCCCGAACCGCTCGCCGTCGAGCCCACCATGCGGACGATTCAACGGTTCATCGAACCGCGTGGAGTCCGCTTCGCGGTCTTGCTCAACCGGATCGATCCGCGAATCCACGGCCAGCTGGAGACGTGGAAGGAACTCCTCGACGTCACCCTCGGTGTGCCGCGCCTCGACGCGTGCCTGCGCCAATACAAGGCGCAGGCTGACGCGCCGGTGCTCGGGAGTCTGGTCACGACCGTCCGCGACAACCGGAACACCCAGGGTGCCATCTGGGACGTAACGCGGCTCGGGCTCGAGGTGACCGAGCAGCTGAGCCCACAGCTGCAGGGAGCGTGGTGA